The genomic DNA GGTGTCCGAGTTCTCCTCCAGCACTTCGGAGCGCAGCCTCAGGCCCGCGGCCTCCAGGGCGGCGGCCGCGTCCTGCGGCCCCATGCCGATGATGTTGGGGACGACCGTCGTTTCGCGGCCGCTCGATACGGTCATGGTGATGGTCGTGCCCTCGCGCAGTTCGGAACCGGCGCGTGGGTTCAGGCTGACGACGTGGCCGACGAGCACGTCCGGGCTCGGCGCCTCCTGCCTGTCGACGACGAACCCCAGACGCTCCAGCTCCGCGGCGGCGTCGTCCTCCCGCCATCCCACGAGGTCGGGGACCGCGATCATGCCCGGCGTCTGCTCGGAGGAGGAGGTCGAGGTGGTCGGGTCGGGGCCGTCACCGGACAGGGAGTTGAGGGCGAACGCGGCGCCACCGCCGATAAGCAGCAGCGCGAGCAGTCCGACGAGCCACCAGTAGCGGTTGTCCTTGTTCTCTTTCCGGGCGTTCTCTTTCCGGGCGACCGGACGGGCCGGCGCCGCGGCGGCCACCGTTGCCGTGCGGGTGGCGTCCGGTTCGCGGTGGCTGGCCTGGTCCTGGTCCTCCGGGAGGGCGACGTGGGAGCGGGCGGCCTGGGTGACCGCTCCCCGGGCGAGCCGACCAAGGTCGGCGCCCATGTCGGCGATGGTCTCGTAGCGATCCGCCGGGTGCTTGGCCATGGCGGTGAGCACGACCGCGTCGATGTTGACGGCCTGCGTCGGGGTGAGGTCCGGATCCACGATCCGTTCCGAGGGCGGCGCCGGATCCTCCTGCACGTGCTGGTAGGCGACAGCGAAGGGGGACTCGCCCTCGAACGGCGGGGTGCCGGTGACGGCCTCGTAGAGCACACAGCCCAGGGCGTAAATGTCGGAGCGGGCGTCGGCGGCCTTGCCCCGTGCCTGCTCGGGCGAGAGGTACTGGGCGGTGCCGATGACGGCGGAGGTCTGCGTCATGGCGGAGGTGGCGTCGTCAAGCGCGCGGGCGATGCCGAAGTCCATGACCTTCACGGTGCCCGTGCTGTTGACCATGATGTTCGCGGGCTTGATGTCGCGGTGGATGATGCCCGCGTCGTGGCTGGCCTGCAGCGCGTCGCACACCGGGATCAACAGGTCGGCGGCCTCCTGCGTGCTCAGCGGGCCGCCGCTGCGGACGATGTCGCGCAGCGTCTGGCCGTAGACGCGCTCCATGACGATGTAGGGGACGCTGATGCCGTCGACGGGCGTTTCCCCGGTGTCGTAGACGGCGACGATGTTGGGGTGGTTCAGCCGGGCGGAGTTCTGGGCTTCCCGGCGGAAGCGCTCGCGGAACGTGTCGTCGCGGGCCATGTCCAGTTTGAGCATCTTGACGGCCACGTCGCGGCCGAGCAACGTGTCGTCGGCGGCGTAGACGTCGCTCATGCCGCCGCTGCCGATGCTCTCACCGAGTCGGTAACGATCACCCAAGAGATTCATTGGGACCTCCCTGATCCGTGGCCACGGGCGTCGCCGGGGCGGAGACGCTCGGCGGCGAGGCCTGCGAATCCGGTGTGTTCTGCGGGGACTGTTGGGTCGCCGCGGGTGGTGTGTTCTGCGGGGACTGCTGGGTTTCCTCGACCGGGGTCTCCGGCGTCGGCTGCTCCGGCTGCGTCGTCGGAACCGTCGGCTCCGGCGCCGGGGGCGGGGAGTAGACGGTGGTCACCTGCGGGGGCGCGGGCTGGACGGGTTCCGGGGCCTCCTGGGTGGAGGTGACCCACTCGGTGACGACCTCGGGCTCGGCGGTCGTCGTCGGCGTCGTCGGGGTGGTCGAACCGCCGAACACGCCCGTCGACGCCGCCCACACCGCCGCCGCGATGGCGCCGGCGAGCAGGAGGGCGATGACCAGGCCGGCGGCGATGCCGCCGCCGCTGCGCTGCTTACGCACCGCCGGGATGACCTTGGGCGTCGGGGTGCGCGGACCCCGGGACTCGGTGGCCGGGTGCGTGGTCGTCGGCTTCGCGACGGAACCGAGCATCGCCGTCGACGCGGTGGGGGAGGGCTCACGGGCCACCTGCTGCATTGCGGCGCTCGCGGGCTGCGGCGGCCGCTGGCCGAGGCGGACGGCGGAGACGGCCAGGGCCATCTCGTTGCCGTCGGCGAAGCGGGTCGCGGGGTCCTTGCGCAGCGAGATGCCGATCAGTTCGCGCGCCGGGGCGCTGACCGAGGTCGGCAGCGGCGGCGGGGCGTCGTTGACGTGGGACAGGGCGACGGAGATACCGGTGTCGCCGGTGAAGGGCCGGGACCCGGCGAGCATCTCGTAGCCGACCACGCCCAGGGAGTAGACGTCGGAGGCGGCGCCGACCTCCAGCCCCTGGGCCTGCTCCGGGGAGACGTACTGCGCGGTGCCGACGACCATGCCGGTGCGGGTCAGCGGCACCGCCTCCGCGGCCTTGGCGATGCCGAAGTCGGTGATCTTCACCTGCCCGTTCTGCGTCACCAGGAGGTTGCCGGGTTTGACGTCGCGGTGGATCAGGCCCTCGCGGTGCAGGACCGAGAGACCGTGGGCCGCCTGCTCCAGCACGTCGAGGGCGAGGTCCTCGCGCAGCTGGCCCTCGCGGGCCAGCAGGTCGGCCAGGGACTCGCCGCGGACGTACTCCATGACGATGAAGCAGGTGGTGTGGCCGGCCTCCTCGGCGGCCTCGCGGTAGTCGTAGGTGGCGACCACGTTGTCGGAGTGGATGCCCTCCGCGGCGACGGCCTCGTTGCGGAAGCGGCCCAGGAATTCCTCGTTGTTGGTGAACTCCGGGCGCAGCACCTTGATGGCGACTTCCCGCTCGTGGCGGACGTCGTCGGCGAGCCAGACGGTGGACATGCCGCCGTGGCCGATGATCCACTGCAGGCGGTAGTCCTCACCGATCAGGTTCTGGAGTTGGTCGCGGGTGTGCACTAGGCATCGCCTCGCGGGGCGGCGTTGAGGATCGCGCGGCCGACCGGCGCGGCGACCTGGCCGCCGGTGGCGCTGGAGCCGTAGCCGCCGCCGTACTTGACGACGACCGCGACGGCCACGTCGTTGGCCGGGTCGTAGGCGACGTACCAGGTGTGCGGGGCGGCGTCCTCGCCGTGCTCGGCGGTGCCGGTCTTGGAGGCGAAGCCGTTGCCGTCGTAGCCGGAGGTGTTGCGCTCGGAGGCGAGCATGAGGTCCTCAAGGGTGCTCGCCTGCTCCGGGGTCACGGCCTGGGTGATCTCGCGCGGCTCGGTGGTGTCCAGGACCTCGAGATCGGGCGCGGTGATCTGGTCGACGACGTAGGGCTCCATGCGGCGGCCGTCGTTGGCGACGGTCGCGGCCATGACGGCGGCCTGCAGCGCGGACATGGTGACGTCGCGCTGGCCGATGGAGGACTGGCCGACGGCCGCGGCGTCCGGCAGCTCACCGAGGGAGCCCGGGGAGGTCGGCAGGCCGAGATCGTAGGTCTCGCCGACGCCGAACGCGGAGGCGTAGCGGCGCAGGCTGTCCGCCCCGGCGTCGATGCCCATCTCCACGAACGCCGTGTTGCAGGAAAGCTTGAACGCGGTCTCGAGGGTGACGGACTCGGAGCCGCCGCAGGTCTGCCCGGCGTAGTTGGTCAGCTCGGTGTTCGTGCCGGGCAGGGTGATCGAGGCCTGGCCGGTGACCGTCGTGTCCGGGGTGTAGCCGGCGTCGAGGCCGGCGGCGGTGGTGATGATCTTGAAGATGGAACCCGGCGGCAGCGTCTCCTGCGTGGCCGTGTTGATCAGCGGCTGGCCCGGATCGTTGTTGATCGCGGCCCAGGTCTCGTCGGCGGTCGCCGGGTTGACGACGTCGTTCGGGTTGTAGGACGGGGTCGAGGCCATCGCGAGGATTTCACCCGTCGAGGGGCGCAGCGCCACCGCGGCGCCGTCGTAGCCGTTGTTGGCCAGCTGGTTGTAGGCGACCTCCTGCATCCCCGTGTCGATGGTCAGCTCGAGGTTGGCCCCGCGCTTCGTCTTGCCGGTGAGGTCGTCGAGCCAGCGCGACGCGGCGACCTCGGAGTCCTGCCCCGAGAGCACGGCGTTGTAGCCGGACTCGAGGCCGGCCGCGCCGAAACGGTCGGAGAGGTAGCCCACCACCGGGCTGAAGGACACCGGCATGGTGGGGTAGGAGCGCTGGTACAGGCCTTCCTCATCCGGGCTTGACGACGCCAGCACCTGGCCGTCGGCCGAGATCTGGCCGCGCGCGATCTCCTTCGACTCGTAGAAGCCGCGCGGGTTGTAGGGGTTCTGCGCCAGCCGCTCCTCGCTGAATCCCTGGATGACCGTGAGGTACACCAGCAGGACGAAGACCAGCAGGAGCGCGAAGATGGAACTGTGGCGGATCGTCTTGTTCATTAACGATCACCTCCCTGGAGCTGGTTCTGGGCCGGCAGCATGCCGGTCATCGGTGCGCCGTCCGCCTGGCGGACCGGGCGGGCGGTGGACTCGGACGCCTCGAGGGTGTCCGGCCGCCGTGCCCCGTGGGAGATGCGCAGCAGCACGCCCAGCAGGATGTAGTTCGCCATCAGGGCCGAACCGCCGGCGGACATGAAGGGGGTGGTCAGGCCGGTCATCGGCAGCAGCGTGGTGACGCCGCCGGTGACGACGAAGACCTGGATGGCCATGAGCAGCGCCAGGCCGGCGGCCAGCAGTTTGCCGTAGGAGTCGCGGACGGTCAGGGCGACGCGGAAGCCGCGGGTCACGAAGATCGCGAAGAGGACCAGGACC from Corynebacterium guangdongense includes the following:
- the pknB gene encoding Stk1 family PASTA domain-containing Ser/Thr kinase → MNLLGDRYRLGESIGSGGMSDVYAADDTLLGRDVAVKMLKLDMARDDTFRERFRREAQNSARLNHPNIVAVYDTGETPVDGISVPYIVMERVYGQTLRDIVRSGGPLSTQEAADLLIPVCDALQASHDAGIIHRDIKPANIMVNSTGTVKVMDFGIARALDDATSAMTQTSAVIGTAQYLSPEQARGKAADARSDIYALGCVLYEAVTGTPPFEGESPFAVAYQHVQEDPAPPSERIVDPDLTPTQAVNIDAVVLTAMAKHPADRYETIADMGADLGRLARGAVTQAARSHVALPEDQDQASHREPDATRTATVAAAAPARPVARKENARKENKDNRYWWLVGLLALLLIGGGAAFALNSLSGDGPDPTTSTSSSEQTPGMIAVPDLVGWREDDAAAELERLGFVVDRQEAPSPDVLVGHVVSLNPRAGSELREGTTITMTVSSGRETTVVPNIIGMGPQDAAAALEAAGLRLRSEVLEENSDTVAAGLITAQSPAATEEIAKGSEVTITVSLGPDLVNVPSLTGMNVTQAEQTLASMDLNAQIVQEDSLRPAGEVLRMDSPAGQVPKGTTVTLVTSNGMLFDMPDITRMTPDTAVDALRQAGWTGTRAQLVEGEPTPTAALVDSGLISFSSPTAGEPARKDATINVRLWEFDVATGIENALPGLTRP
- a CDS encoding serine/threonine-protein kinase codes for the protein MHTRDQLQNLIGEDYRLQWIIGHGGMSTVWLADDVRHEREVAIKVLRPEFTNNEEFLGRFRNEAVAAEGIHSDNVVATYDYREAAEEAGHTTCFIVMEYVRGESLADLLAREGQLREDLALDVLEQAAHGLSVLHREGLIHRDVKPGNLLVTQNGQVKITDFGIAKAAEAVPLTRTGMVVGTAQYVSPEQAQGLEVGAASDVYSLGVVGYEMLAGSRPFTGDTGISVALSHVNDAPPPLPTSVSAPARELIGISLRKDPATRFADGNEMALAVSAVRLGQRPPQPASAAMQQVAREPSPTASTAMLGSVAKPTTTHPATESRGPRTPTPKVIPAVRKQRSGGGIAAGLVIALLLAGAIAAAVWAASTGVFGGSTTPTTPTTTAEPEVVTEWVTSTQEAPEPVQPAPPQVTTVYSPPPAPEPTVPTTQPEQPTPETPVEETQQSPQNTPPAATQQSPQNTPDSQASPPSVSAPATPVATDQGGPNESLG
- a CDS encoding penicillin-binding transpeptidase domain-containing protein, which encodes MNKTIRHSSIFALLLVFVLLVYLTVIQGFSEERLAQNPYNPRGFYESKEIARGQISADGQVLASSSPDEEGLYQRSYPTMPVSFSPVVGYLSDRFGAAGLESGYNAVLSGQDSEVAASRWLDDLTGKTKRGANLELTIDTGMQEVAYNQLANNGYDGAAVALRPSTGEILAMASTPSYNPNDVVNPATADETWAAINNDPGQPLINTATQETLPPGSIFKIITTAAGLDAGYTPDTTVTGQASITLPGTNTELTNYAGQTCGGSESVTLETAFKLSCNTAFVEMGIDAGADSLRRYASAFGVGETYDLGLPTSPGSLGELPDAAAVGQSSIGQRDVTMSALQAAVMAATVANDGRRMEPYVVDQITAPDLEVLDTTEPREITQAVTPEQASTLEDLMLASERNTSGYDGNGFASKTGTAEHGEDAAPHTWYVAYDPANDVAVAVVVKYGGGYGSSATGGQVAAPVGRAILNAAPRGDA